The DNA region gcGGGTGCCTGCGGTGGGGCTGAGCTTGGGGACACCCGAGGTCCCTGAGCCCCCCGGGAGGGAGGTGAGGGGAGTTTGGGGGTCTGCGTGCCACGCAGCATCCCCTTACCCCAGGCTCGGTCGTTTCGGAGCTGCCACCCTGAGGAGGTGTTTGGGCTCGGGTCCCCCGCTGGGGTGACACGGGTGGGGTAACGCTGCCCCCTGTTCTGCGCAGGGGCCGGCGCTGGCATCGGGTCCCCCCTGCAGGCGTGGAGGGCCAGGGCCGAGGAGATGAATCCCCTGCGGTGAGTCCCCAGGTCGGGGcgggggctctgcctgcccggCTGGCATCCCCGGGGGAGGCTGGCGGCACCCGCGGTGCCCGGCGCTGAACCCCCGTGCCCGCGGTGTGTGTTTTGCAGCCAGTATCTGCCCGGCCGCCGGGGATTTTATGACCTGGACGGGAAGAGGCGCTCGGCCGGGGCCCCCCCGGGACACCCCAGCCGTGGCGAAGGGCAGCGTGAGTGACCGCGGGGGCCCCGGGGGACAAAGCCCAGCCCCGGCGTCCCCCCCACCTCAAGCCCTCGGTGGCGCTGCCCGCCCCGCTTCTGCCACCCCCGCGTCCCACCCTCCGCGGGGGGACGGTCACCCGGGCGTCAGGGCACGCCGCGGGGTGACCGCTGCCACTTGCCCGTAATCGCCCACTGATTGAGGATAAATAAAGTCTTTGTTTGGGGTGAGGACAAGAACCACTTGGGGCTGAACGCCGGCTGGCGCCGGGCGGCTCGGTGGCGGTGGCGGCGGGCAGGGACGAGGACACGCTCGTGCCCACGTGCCACGGCCAGCACCGGGGACACGGTGACAGGGGACGcgccccatccctgctcccatggGCGCAGCATCCTTCCCCCGGCAGAGCGGGACGCGGCTCTCGCAGCATCCCCCCCGCCGGGTGACCCGGCTGGGGACGGCCAGGGGACCGCGGTGGTCCCCGCCGAGGGTGGAGGGGGACGGGGTGAGCCCGTCCCCACGGTGGGGTGACAGCGGGCGGGCGGGAGCCGTGCTGGTGTTTactgtcagcaaaggaagtgCTGCGGGATTTACGGTGCGCGCAGGGCGGCCGCGGGGAGCGCTCCCCATTTTATAGGGACGGAGCGGCGGGGACATGGGGAGCGCAGGGGGGGCCGCAGGTAGGcaggggacggggacagggacaccgcGGGGGTCAGGCTGGCCGGGGATgggctgtccccgtgtccccattccGGTGGTGGCCCTTGGTGCGGGGCTGCGCCGGTGGCAGGGCAGTGGCCACGAGCCCCGTCCTCACCCTGGCTCTGGTGGTGTCCCCAGACTGTCACCCAGGGGCCGGGTGGGGATGTGACGGGACCGAGGTGGGCACCGGCAGGGCGAGAGATGGTGGAGTGGCACATCCAGCAAATTCCAGCTGGGTCTGGGGTGGGACAACACGGGGAGCACATCCACGAGCGCCCaacagggctggggtggggatgATGGAGAAGGGGACACGTCCAGGTGACCCCAAAGAGGGCTGGGATGGGTGTGATGATAGGAGGCACCACAAGCAGACCCCGGAGGGTCCGGGCTTGGGCAGGGACTGGCTAACGCCTTGGTGGCTCCACTTGCAGCTGTGTCAGTGACCGATGTGgacctggaggcagcagggagcaggaggctcctgtcccagcaggacGCCCATGAGGTGGGTGCTGCCCCAAGGACCCCCATTGCCTCCCCATTCTGGGGGTGGGGGGACTGTGGCGACCCTGGGACTGAcctcacagctcagccctggggataCCAGGGCACTGAGGGGGAATGCTGAGTGTCCTGGGGGTCCCCAGCGTGGCCGGGGACAGGCTGACCCCTCCatctctggctgcagggatACGTGGAGCTGCACGAGCTGGTCCTGGACAATGCCAAGGACTTGTGCTGGATGGAGGCCGGCCACTGGCTCAAGCTGGAGGAGGACTTCCAGGAATCGGGGGACTGGAGCCAGCCCCATCTCTCCTTCCTGACCTACCACAGCCTCCTGGAGATCCGCCGGGCTTTGAACAAAGGTGGGGACGGCTCCAGGGACCACCAGGAGGGTGGCGAGGACCCTGCGCCGGCTGGATGGTGACAGTGCTGTCCCCACAGGTGCCATTCTCCTCAACGTGGAGGCCAACTCGCTGCCGGCCATCGTCCACATCCTCCTCGACCAGCTGATCTACGAGGGGCAGATGAAGCCGCAGGACCGGGACGACGTCATGAGGACGCTGCTGCTGCGCCACAGGTACGGCCGGGgctgggggtcccgggggggtcccgggggggtcccgggggggtcccggggtcTGGGACCCTCCCCAGTGCGTgcagctggagcctggctcGGGGTGGGAAAGCTTTGCCCCTCAGCCCGCTTTGGGGGTTCCCGTGCACTCACGGGGGGTTCAGGCTGTCTGGGGGAGGAGTTGGTGGCACCGGGGTGTCTGACACggccccggtgtccccagccacCCCAGCGAGGACGAGTCGGTGTGGACGATGCCGCCGGCGCTGGTGCAGCGCTCGGGCACCGGCCGGGCCGACGTGGAGCGGCCACTTCTGCGGGAGCAGCGGCCCATGGAGATGAGCAggatggcagggaaggagcaggtgaGCGGGGACAGGGGGCACGGGGGGCGCTGGGGACATTGGGGcgcagggctggcagtgggagATGCAcactgagcacacacacacaccttggCACACGCgggtgcacacacacacgcaccTGCagagggggacacagggaacagcggggacactgtggggactcagggacacagggaataGTGGGGGACATgcaggagatggagagggacatGCAGGGAACAGAAGGAGCGACACAGGACAGAGTGGGACGCgctggggatggagagggagatGCAGGGGAACACGCAGCGGGTGGTGGGTGACACACAGGGGCAGGGCGGGGGAACATGCAGGATACACAGGGGACCACAGGGGACAGCCACCAAGGCTGGCTGGCTGATCCCTGCCCTCCATCTGCCTGCAACAGAGTGGGGTTCCCAGACCCCAACTCCTGGAGACGATCCCAGAGGGGGCTGAGGCCACCCTGGTCCTTGTGGGTGAGTGGTCAGCGGGAtgggggtgctgggtgctgggctgggcgctgggtgctgggctgggtgctgggtgctgggctgggggtgcaggcTCAGGGGCAGATGCAGGGTCGGGGTGCAGGGGGAGCTTTGCCATGTGCCCCTCGCTGCGCTCGCTTACATGCTGCTTTTCTTGTGCCTTTTTTGCCTCTCCCCGTCCTCAGCTCTCGccgcctgctgctgctcagtgctgctctctgggccCCTCTCCCCAtgtcccttgtccccatgtCCTCCTGCCTCTatgtgccctgtgtccccatgtcccaaTGTCCCCGTACTCCCATGCCCACCCATCCatgtgtccgtgtgtccgtgtgccTGTGCCCCATGTCCCTGTACTTGCATGCCCACTTACCCCTTTGTCCCAGTGACCTTTGTGCCCCTCTCCCATTCTCTTTGTCCCCATGCCTCCGTGCCACCTCATTTCCATTCCTGATGTCCCCACATTTTGCTGTCCCTATGTCTCTGTGctcccatgtccccatgtccccgtcccctgtgtccctgtgcatgTTCCCCCATGATCCCTGTCCCGTCCCATCCTCcccccaggctgtgcagccTTCCTGGAGCAGCCAATGCTGGCCTTTGTGCGCCTGAAGGACGCGGTGACACTGGAGGGTGTCCTCGACGTGTCCATCCCCGTCCGCTTCCTCGTCGTGGTGCTGGGGCCCGACACCCCCCAGATCAGCTACCACGAGATCGGCCGTGCCATCGCCACCATGATGTCCGAGAGGGTACGGGCCACCCgccagtgccaccacccccctgagcaccctgggctccccatccctggggtgcCACCCCCCCCGTCAGTGCCACCACCCTgggctccccatccctggggtgcAGCTTGTCCCCCTGTGCCATGTCCCCCTCTGATCCCCATGTCCCCGTGCCTCTGTGGTCTCatgcccatgtccccaagaCTCCGTGTCCTCACCTCCTTGTGTCCCCTCATCCCCAAGCCCGTGTCCCCACGTCCCTCCTCACCCCGTGTCCCCGCGGGGACGCCGGCGCTGGCTCAgtccccgcgccgccccgcagGTGTTCCGCCGGGACGCGTACCTGGCCGAGGGGCGGCAGGAGCTGGTGCGGGGCGTCGAGGATTTCCTGGATGCCAGCATCGTCCTGCCGCCCACCGAGGCCCCCAACGAGCAGCTGCTCCGCGCCCTGGTCccgctgcagcaggagctgctccgaCGGCGCTACCAACCCCTGGAGAGACTGCACATCGGGGACTTCCTGAAAGACCTGGGTACGGCGGGGAGCCCCCCGCAATCCCCCGTCCCTGTGGCTGGCGGGACCCCCCCCTTTGGACACGGGGTCCCCTCACGGCCACCTGATGTGTCCCCAGGGCCGGACGAGGCGGCCGCGGAGGACGACGACCCCCTGCGCAGGACGGGGCGGCCTTTCGGGGGGCTGGTGCGGGACATCCGCCGGCGGTACCCCAAATACCTCAGTGACATCAAGGACGCGCTCAACCCGCAGTGCCTGGCCGCCGTCATCTTCATCTACTTCGCGGCGCTGTCGCCCGCCATCACCTTCGGGGGCTTGCTGGGTAATGggggggacaggctggggacgcTCCTGGGGACGGGGATGTCCCGCCAGCTGGgcgtggggctgggggtgtctCTGCCTTCTCCGCCATCCCACGGGGATGCTCCAGGGGGGCTCTTCCCCCCAGTCCCGGTGCTGAGAGGTGTGAGGGGGGCACAGCGCTGTCCCCCCAGCCCGGCACCCACCGGCTCTGCTCCCGTCAGGCGAGAAGACCAAGGGGATGATGGGGGTGTCGGAGCTGCTCATCTCCACCTGCGTGCAGTGCGTGCTCTTCAGCCTCCTCAGCGCCCAGCCCCTCCTCGTCGTCGGCTTCTCGGGACCCCTCCTCGTCTTTGAGGAAGCCTTTTACTCGGTGGGTGCCCCCTGCGCCCCTGGGtgccccccagctgccccccagctgtccccacagcagggctggggtgtccccaccagccctgggacagggacagggacaaggtgcAGCTGCGTGGGGGATGGCACGGGGGGGATGGCACATGGAGGGTGTTCGGGGGTGATGCCACCCGTGTGATGACCCAGGGGTGAGACCACACAGGTAGAGCCACCCAGGTGGTGGCCCTGGGGTGATGTGAGGCGCGTGACGCCACGTGGGGGTGATGCCAAACAGCTGACCCTGCGTGGGTGACACCCTAGGAGGGTTCCCAGGCGGGTGCTGCTGGGTGGGTGACCCCACGGGGGTCCTGCCACGCCGAGGTacccccaccccatcccaggAAGACGACGCGGAGCCACCGTGGgtccagcacagctgggtgccCACgccaggggctccaggggaCTGACGGGCTGTGCCCTCTGGCTCCCCagttctgcagcagcaatgGCTTGGAATACATCGTGGGACGGGTCTGGATCGGCTTCTGGCTGatcctgctggtgctggtggtggtggccTGCGAGGGCAGCTTCCTGGTGCGCTACCTGTCCCGCTACACCCAGGAGATCTTCTCCTTCCTCATCTCCCTCATCTTCATCTTTGAGACTTTCTCCAAGCTGGTCACGGTGAGGGACACGGGGGTCCCACGGTGCGGGTGGGGGGCTGCAGATTGCTGTTATCACCCAGGTTTCCGTAGAAACAGTGGGATGCAGGTGAGGGACGGAGTCTCCTGGTGCtgccttcccttttccaggtgTTTCCCAGCTCATGAGGCCCTTCCAGTGCtgactattctgtgattctgtgatccgtgcttctctctgcagagggattttGGGCCACACTTGTCCGTCCCCACTGTACCGCCCAGCCCTTGCTCTGTCCCCGCTTCCAAAACCCTAAAAACACCCTCTGCTCAATCTGTGCTGAGCTCTCAGCCTCACCCAGCCCCTGCTTCCCGTCCTGAACCCACCGGGAAGTGCCACAGGGCTCCCACCACGGCAGGGGGGTGCAGGGCATCCCCATCCCCAACTCCCCCTCactctctcctcttccctccccagatTTTCAAGCATCACCCGCTGCAGAGGAACTACAGGGTGGGGGCTGAATTCGAGCCCGGGGTGCCGGAGCCCAACACGGCGCTGCTGTCCCTCGTCCTCATGGCCGGCACCTTCTTCCTGGCCTTCTTCCTCCGCGTGTTCAAGaacagctccttcctgcccGGCAAGGTGAGGGTCCCCCTGCGCCCAGGGGCAAACTGGGGTTCAGGGGCTGAGGCCGGGCACGGCCAGTGCACGTTCCTGCAGAGGAGGGGGCGGCGGGACCCCCGGGCTGGGGGGGCCTCGCAGGTTTCTCACGCTCTCCCCCCAGGTCCGGCGCTTGATCGGGGACTTCGGGGTGCCCATTTCCATCTTCATCATGTCACTGGCCGACTTCTTCATCAACGACACCTACACCCAGGtctgggagggcagggctggggggggaCGGGTGTCCCCTCATGGGGACACGGGAGCGGGTGCTCGTCCCTGTGTCCCACCCCTCACTcccccacctctgctcccatcCAGAAACTCAGCGTCCCCAAAGGGCTGCAGGTCACCAACTCGACTGCCCGGGGCTGGTTCATCCACCCCATGGGAGAAAATAACACGTTCCCCATCTGGATGATGTTCGCCTCCGTGATTCCTGCCCTTCTGgtcttcatcctcatcttcctcGAGACACAGATCACCACGTGAGGACGAAGCTACGGGCAGGGGAGGGCTGTGGGGTGCCTGGTGGGTTGGGGATAGAGGGgacctcccctggcactgcGTCACCAACcggtccctgtgtccccacagcctcATCGTCAGCAAGCCCGAGAGGAAACTGGTGAAGGGCACCGGCTTCCACCTGGACCTGCTGCTGATCGTGGCCATGGGGGGGCTGGCAGCCCTTTTTGGGATGCCCTGGCTCAGTGCCACCACCGTCCGCACCATCACCCACGCCAACGCCCTCACCGTCATGAGCAAGACCTCTGCTCCGGGCGAGAAATCCCAGATCCTGGAGGTCAAGGAGCAGCGCATCAGTGGCCTCCTGGTGGCTGTGCTCATTGGTgagctggggaggggtcccaaGATGGGCAGGGAGGGTCGGGGGTCCCCAGGGACTCTCCCCAACCTCCCCTTTCTTCCCCGCAGGCGTCTCCATCCTGATGGAGCCCATCCTGAAGTACATTCCCCTGGCCGTGCTCTTTGGCATCTTCCTCTACATGGGGGTCACCTCCCTCTTTGGCATCCAGCTCTTTGACcgcatcctgctcctgctgaagccCCCCAAGTACCACCCTGATGAGCCCTACGTCACCCGGGTGAGTGACCCCCACGGGTGGCTGTGGGTTTGGGGGTCTCCTGGGCTGCTCGGGGCTCCCCAGAGAGCCTCCTCCTTCAGCGCTGGGTTCCTTGGGGCCCTGCACCgctcccccagcagccagcaccccAGGAAAGGTGGGGacgctgtccctgtcctcaACCCTCGGCTCCTTGTCCCACAGGTGAAGACTTGGAGGATGCACCTCTTCACCTTCACCCAGATCATCTTCCTCGTGGTGCTGTGGGTGGTGAAGTCCACCCCGGCCTCGCTGGCTCTGCCCTTTGTCCTCATCCTCACCGTGCCTCTGCGGCgcttcctgctgcccaggatCTTCCGGGACATCGAGCTCAAATGCGTACGTAGCCctggcactcccagccctggccccagccccacctctctccctgttcctgctcccGTCCTCATCTCCATTTCTGTGCCAGCCTCATCCCTGTCCCCGTTctcctccctctgtccccatcgtccctctgtccccatccccatctctgTCACCATCCGCATCCCTCATTGCCACCCGTATCCCCACCCTCACCCcgtccctgccccacagctgtccccgtccccatcccagcccctccctccatctccatctccatccctgtcctcctCAGTGTCCCTGTCCTCAATCCTGTCCCCGtgcctgtccccatccccatcccattgCCCAGtctcatcccagcccctccctccatctccatctccatctccatctccatctccatctccatctccatctccatctccatctccatctccatctccatctccatctccatctccatctccatctccatctccatccctgtcctcctCAGTGTCCCTGTCCTCAATCCTGTCCCCGtgcctgtccccatccccatcccattccccagcctcatcccagcccctgtTCCCACACCAGCCCCAtcagtgtccctgtcctgtcctgtccccatgcctgtccccatccccatcccactcCCCAGCTTCACCCCAGCCCCTGTTCCCACACCAGCCCCACCAGTGTCCCTGTCCTCAGTCCTGTCCCCGTGCCTGtccccctctctgcagctggacgCAGATGACGCCGTGGTGACCTTTGACGAGGCAGAGGGGACAGATGTGTACAACGAGGTGCAGATGCCCAGTTAAGGGCCGGCCCCCGGCCCCCCGAcgcccccccagccccgcttCCATCTCCACTGCTGCCATCCTGAGGCCACCGGGCTGCCAAGAAGGACTGGGGACACCGTCCCCACCTGCCCGCCCTCGGGAATGGAgccttttgtgttttttccctttatttcgTCTGTTTTAACAATATTTTGGATGGTGTGATCTCACCCCCactttgctgcctgctggggaaggggctgcctgggctggccGGGCCCCACGAGCCACCCTCCACCCCGTGGCAAGGCGGGATGTGTCACTgtcctgtccccaaggccaccacCAGCGTGGGGAGGAGACGGAGGAAgaccccagagcctgcagggaggaggaggaggaaggtagggacagggatggggtcCTCCCACCGTGCTCCCTCTCCCCGGGgagcccccccagcccagcccctctccccagaTGAACTTTGAACAAGCTGGGACAGAGCCTTCCCCCTGTGGAGCCCTTTGCTGCACTCCCAGCACGTCCCAGAGCCAGGATGTAAATAGTGCAGCAAGGGGGGGTGTTATACATTTACAACGAAAACAATCCCGctcaaaacacacagaaaaatacttaaagTTATGCTGATGCTTCTGCAGGTAGAATTCACTTAGAGCCaagcaaaaattgaaaaaaaaaaaaaaaaaaaaaaaaaaaaaaggctgaaaaagtgcctcaaaaatagaaaaaaaaaagaagataaaaaaaaaaaaaagtagctgcAAGGAGTGATCTGTATATTTGATGCTACTGGGGGggtttgtaatttatttttcaggctgGTTGTGCCCCCACCGCAGTGGGGCCCCGTGCGTGTGTGTATATACTAGAGAATGATAGCAAAACCTAGAATTTTCTAGAAAAGATGATTTTAAAGAATCCTGGTCAGGGCCTAAACTCTATGGACCAGTCTGGCAGTGTCGTTTAACTGATAAGTTAGTCTTAATTAGTTAATTAgtcctctttatttttatagcGTTTCAGGTAAATCCAGGTagtttttccttgatttttcccttgcTTGCTCACCGTGTCTTGCCCCATTTCCCTTGGGATTGCTCCCAGTCCAGCCAAGCATCCCCCGATCCTGCCAGGGCTGgttctgccctgggcagccccaagGGTTGGATGTGATCAGGGTAAAGAGCACCAGATCAGGCTCCAAATTTGCTCCTTTTTGCATAAATCAGAGCAGGGGACCCCGAAATCAGCGTGGgaggggggtgggaaggggcagcCACACCGGGGGCTGCGCTGCCTCATGTTTGGGTTGGTTTCGTTTTATTAATTACgtgtctgaaataaaaatgttttgatctTTGGGGGTTTCTCCTTCCCTTGCCCACACCTCTGTATCAGGCTTtaataaacaaattaataaaatcagaaaggaaaCGGGGGGGtttctttccagctgggaaatgtcTGGGATGGTGCCTTAATTCCCCTCCCAAAAGAACACCAGCAGCATCCTTTGAGGGTGTCCATCCCCCCGGAACGCTCAGCGCAGCTGCACCAGGATCCTTGCCACGGTATCCTGGGATATCACCGAATCCCGGAATCCCAAGCATCCCAGCATCCTGGAAGGCTCCCCAGAACCATCCCTCCTTGTGGCCAGCCGGggtgctccccacagccctcccagggAGCTCGTCCCCCTCCAGCTCCCCGCAGCGCCACGCCGTCCCCGTTCCGGGGGGATTGGGAATATCCCGAGCCAGCgctgctggcacaggacacggagcagcccctgcccttcccccGGCCCCTGGCACAGGCCTGACCCCGATTATCCATAATCCCATTAAGGAACGGGCGACACCAGCGGGGCCGTGGGAAGGGCCGTGCCCCAGCCTGTCCGTGGGGCAGGAACGGGGAGCAGCATCCTCCACCCCAAGCGGAACCCCAAAACCTCTCTGAGGGGCTGGGATAAACCCCAGCGCGGCCACCAGGCTGTCCCGAGCCCAGCAGAGCCGCTGGCTCCTGTTTTCCCGAGAGGGAAGCACACGGATGGCGCTTCCCAGCCCGAGGGCCACGGATCCGGCagctccctgtgtccctgtgtccctgtgtccctgtgccagcctcaCGTGGCCAGGCCACGCTGCTGCCATCCGGAgggctgccatccctgcctcccagccccagggactgCCTGCATCCCTCCTTCACGTTTCCCAGCCTGGGAAGAGCTCGCCGTTCCCTGGGAGATGGCAGCGAGGTCACTGCCGCGGGAtgcagcccgggctgggggtGGGAATTTAGGTCAAGCTCCTCTTTGAACTTGCCTCAGCCCTGGGAAACGGGGAGGGAATTAGGGAAGGTCAGGAGAAACGAGGGGGAAAGAAATGCTAATTAATTGGTCGCTA from Motacilla alba alba isolate MOTALB_02 chromosome 27, Motacilla_alba_V1.0_pri, whole genome shotgun sequence includes:
- the SLC4A1 gene encoding band 3 anion transport protein isoform X4, whose translation is MEGPGQEAYEEGMRRSLDPEGYEDPGLKSSHLSLGEMSTVSVTDVDLEAAGSRRLLSQQDAHEGYVELHELVLDNAKDLCWMEAGHWLKLEEDFQESGDWSQPHLSFLTYHSLLEIRRALNKGAILLNVEANSLPAIVHILLDQLIYEGQMKPQDRDDVMRTLLLRHSHPSEDESVWTMPPALVQRSGTGRADVERPLLREQRPMEMSRMAGKEQSGVPRPQLLETIPEGAEATLVLVGCAAFLEQPMLAFVRLKDAVTLEGVLDVSIPVRFLVVVLGPDTPQISYHEIGRAIATMMSERVFRRDAYLAEGRQELVRGVEDFLDASIVLPPTEAPNEQLLRALVPLQQELLRRRYQPLERLHIGDFLKDLGTAGSPPQSPVPVAGGTPPFGHGVPSRPPDVSPGPDEAAAEDDDPLRRTGRPFGGLVRDIRRRYPKYLSDIKDALNPQCLAAVIFIYFAALSPAITFGGLLGEKTKGMMGVSELLISTCVQCVLFSLLSAQPLLVVGFSGPLLVFEEAFYSFCSSNGLEYIVGRVWIGFWLILLVLVVVACEGSFLVRYLSRYTQEIFSFLISLIFIFETFSKLVTIFKHHPLQRNYRVGAEFEPGVPEPNTALLSLVLMAGTFFLAFFLRVFKNSSFLPGKVRRLIGDFGVPISIFIMSLADFFINDTYTQKLSVPKGLQVTNSTARGWFIHPMGENNTFPIWMMFASVIPALLVFILIFLETQITTLIVSKPERKLVKGTGFHLDLLLIVAMGGLAALFGMPWLSATTVRTITHANALTVMSKTSAPGEKSQILEVKEQRISGLLVAVLIGVSILMEPILKYIPLAVLFGIFLYMGVTSLFGIQLFDRILLLLKPPKYHPDEPYVTRVKTWRMHLFTFTQIIFLVVLWVVKSTPASLALPFVLILTVPLRRFLLPRIFRDIELKCLDADDAVVTFDEAEGTDVYNEVQMPS
- the SLC4A1 gene encoding band 3 anion transport protein isoform X5, translating into MRRSLDPEGYEDPGLKSSHLSLGEMSTVSVTDVDLEAAGSRRLLSQQDAHEGYVELHELVLDNAKDLCWMEAGHWLKLEEDFQESGDWSQPHLSFLTYHSLLEIRRALNKGAILLNVEANSLPAIVHILLDQLIYEGQMKPQDRDDVMRTLLLRHSHPSEDESVWTMPPALVQRSGTGRADVERPLLREQRPMEMSRMAGKEQSGVPRPQLLETIPEGAEATLVLVGCAAFLEQPMLAFVRLKDAVTLEGVLDVSIPVRFLVVVLGPDTPQISYHEIGRAIATMMSERVFRRDAYLAEGRQELVRGVEDFLDASIVLPPTEAPNEQLLRALVPLQQELLRRRYQPLERLHIGDFLKDLGTAGSPPQSPVPVAGGTPPFGHGVPSRPPDVSPGPDEAAAEDDDPLRRTGRPFGGLVRDIRRRYPKYLSDIKDALNPQCLAAVIFIYFAALSPAITFGGLLGEKTKGMMGVSELLISTCVQCVLFSLLSAQPLLVVGFSGPLLVFEEAFYSFCSSNGLEYIVGRVWIGFWLILLVLVVVACEGSFLVRYLSRYTQEIFSFLISLIFIFETFSKLVTIFKHHPLQRNYRVGAEFEPGVPEPNTALLSLVLMAGTFFLAFFLRVFKNSSFLPGKVRRLIGDFGVPISIFIMSLADFFINDTYTQKLSVPKGLQVTNSTARGWFIHPMGENNTFPIWMMFASVIPALLVFILIFLETQITTLIVSKPERKLVKGTGFHLDLLLIVAMGGLAALFGMPWLSATTVRTITHANALTVMSKTSAPGEKSQILEVKEQRISGLLVAVLIGVSILMEPILKYIPLAVLFGIFLYMGVTSLFGIQLFDRILLLLKPPKYHPDEPYVTRVKTWRMHLFTFTQIIFLVVLWVVKSTPASLALPFVLILTVPLRRFLLPRIFRDIELKCLDADDAVVTFDEAEGTDVYNEVQMPS
- the SLC4A1 gene encoding band 3 anion transport protein isoform X7: MEAGHWLKLEEDFQESGDWSQPHLSFLTYHSLLEIRRALNKGAILLNVEANSLPAIVHILLDQLIYEGQMKPQDRDDVMRTLLLRHSHPSEDESVWTMPPALVQRSGTGRADVERPLLREQRPMEMSRMAGKEQSGVPRPQLLETIPEGAEATLVLVGCAAFLEQPMLAFVRLKDAVTLEGVLDVSIPVRFLVVVLGPDTPQISYHEIGRAIATMMSERVFRRDAYLAEGRQELVRGVEDFLDASIVLPPTEAPNEQLLRALVPLQQELLRRRYQPLERLHIGDFLKDLGTAGSPPQSPVPVAGGTPPFGHGVPSRPPDVSPGPDEAAAEDDDPLRRTGRPFGGLVRDIRRRYPKYLSDIKDALNPQCLAAVIFIYFAALSPAITFGGLLGEKTKGMMGVSELLISTCVQCVLFSLLSAQPLLVVGFSGPLLVFEEAFYSFCSSNGLEYIVGRVWIGFWLILLVLVVVACEGSFLVRYLSRYTQEIFSFLISLIFIFETFSKLVTIFKHHPLQRNYRVGAEFEPGVPEPNTALLSLVLMAGTFFLAFFLRVFKNSSFLPGKVRRLIGDFGVPISIFIMSLADFFINDTYTQKLSVPKGLQVTNSTARGWFIHPMGENNTFPIWMMFASVIPALLVFILIFLETQITTLIVSKPERKLVKGTGFHLDLLLIVAMGGLAALFGMPWLSATTVRTITHANALTVMSKTSAPGEKSQILEVKEQRISGLLVAVLIGVSILMEPILKYIPLAVLFGIFLYMGVTSLFGIQLFDRILLLLKPPKYHPDEPYVTRVKTWRMHLFTFTQIIFLVVLWVVKSTPASLALPFVLILTVPLRRFLLPRIFRDIELKCLDADDAVVTFDEAEGTDVYNEVQMPS